The DNA window AAATTGGTGGTCCGCCTCCTCCAGACGGTTGTCGAGCACCGCCAGACTGCCTGCGGCGAAGTACGCCTTGGCCGGCTCGATCACATTGAGCACGGTGAGTGAATCCACTGCGCGGCGCAGTCCGGCGTTATCCCGTTCGGTGAACGCCGAGGCGGCGGAATGTCCGGCGATCACGACCGAGAGCGACTTGACGATCACGACGACGAGCAGCAGCGCAACCGGTGCGGAGAACAGCAGCAAGTGACGACGCAGCCGCAGCCGCGCGGGTCCGGTTCGCCACCACGTCAGGACCGTCACGGCGTCACGTCCACGCTGACAAACCTGCTGCGGCGCAGGTCGCGCAGCACAAGGTAGAGCTCGATCAGGATGAGGACCGCGGCGCCCAGCGCTGGCAGCCAGTACGTTTCGGTCTCTCCCCCCGCTGAGGCCAGAGCCGTCGTTGGCTCTTGCGCGCTGCTCTCAGGCAGCTCCGCGGTCAGCGGTGCGTCATTCGAGCGCGCGACGAACGGCACACCCAGCTGGTCGGCGACCGCCCGCAGCGTCGTCTCGTCGGCGGCGGAGCGTTCGATGTCGGTGCCGGGAATGGGGCCCCCGGCGGGGCTGCCGTAGCCGAGCACCGCCCCACCGTCGATCGCCTCTGCCGGCGGAACGAATTCCCGTGCAGGCAGCTCTGACTCAGGGGCGCCGGCACCGAGGTAGAAGACCAGCGTGGTGGCCCGCGGATACTGCTGGACCGCGCTGATCAACTGATAGCGCAGCACAGTGCTCGCCGCACCGGCATTGGTCAGTGTGACGGCGTCGGGGCCGTACGCATACGGGGTGATGGTGTCCAGGACCGGCCGCAGGCTCCAGGTATCGGCCGAGAGCGGCCAGTCCAGCGAAGGGGCAGAGGAGAACCCGATGACGGCGAACCGCGCCCGCGGGTAGCGGTCGATCAGCGCCCCGAGATCGTCGCGCGCCACCTCCATTCGCGTTCGGCCTTCGAGGTCGCGCACCGCCATATTCGGCGAGCGGTCGACGACCAGGAACACGTTCGGTTCTGTGTCCCCGGCGATACGTGTGGGGGCCTCGTCGCCGGCCACGATCGCTACCCGAGTGGCCGCGATGACAAGCAGCAGTGCCGCGAACGTGACGAGAAGCCAGCGCCACAGCATCGTCCGGTTGCGTCCGGCCGCCCGCCAACGGCGCAGTGCGAGGATCTGCGCCACGATCAGCAACGCCGCCATGGCAACGAGGAGTAGCGGAGGTAGCACCGGATGCAGCGTCATCGCCGCACCACCAGCGGCCACAGCACCAGACCGGCCAGCGCCGTCAGGGCCAATATCAGTGGTATATCGGGTGTTTCGGTGGCGCGGACGGCCGCACCCTCGGCTGCGGTCGGCGGCGGCGGATGGTCCCTGATCTCGGTCAAGGCGACCACCGTGTTGGAGTTCGGGGAGTACGAGCGGCCGCCGCTCTCGCGGGCCAGGGCGTCCAGCGCGCCGTTGGGCGTATCGGTAAACAGAATATTGACCTGAACAGAGGCATCCTGCGCCAGACCGCGGACCGCATCGGGGGTGAAGATGGTCGGCCGGGTGTCACCGGGTGCGCGAAGCGATCCCGGCCCGACGTAGATCAGCGAACGCCGCTGTGCCGGCTCCTGATCGGAGGACGGGAAGCCCGTCAGGCACATCGCCAGAACGTCCTCGACACCGCCGGCGTAGTTGACGTAGGACACGCCAGACACCCAGGTGGCCGCGTCGCCCGATTGCTCCGTTGCAGCCGCATAGGCATTGAACTGCGCTGCTGCGTATTGATAGTCACGTGTCAGCGGTACTATCCGCCGATCAGCTGACGTCAACCCGATGCGCTCGGTGCCGAAGGCCGTCACCGCCTCGGCGAAGTAGCGCAGTGTGGCACGGACGGCCGGGTCGGTTGGTGGGCCACCCATGCACAGCATGATGTCCTCGGGCTGGACTCCCTGGGATTGCCGTGCGGCTGAAGGTAATCCGATCGGACGGGCGGCGGCGACCACGGAGGCACCGAAGATTACCGTCAACAGAACGATTGCGGCCACGGCCGACAACGTGCGTAGGCGGGCCGCCCGCCGGTACTCCGGAAGCCGGGTCAGCCGTCCGACGTTGGCAAGCAGCCGCACCCGCCGATGCTCGGAACGCATCGGCTGCAGCAGCACCGCTGCGATACAGATCGCCAACGCGAGACAGCCTGCAATCGCCACTACCCACCAGCTCAACTCCACGAGTGGATCAGCTCCTCGGCCGAGTCACTCGCCGCCCCGACATCGACGACCGTGTCGGCGTTGAACTGGGCGTCGATCAGCTCCGCCAAAACCGGTGCGGCCGAGGCCAGCTCGCCAGCGGCGATGGCGTCCACCTGCATGTACTCGGCCCTGGCACCGGTCGCCGCGTGCAGGAATGCCCGCAGCTCCCGGCTGACGGCTGCGGCGGCGGGCGCCGCGGCCAGTTCACCGGCACGGTAACGCTCACCGATGGCGCGCACTGTTCGGGCGGATCGTCGTTTGACCAGCTCGCTGCGGGCGGCTCCGATGACGGGCAAGCCGCGAATCCGGCGCCCGGGCATCGTGAACACGAACACCGCTGCGTACCAGCCGATCAGGACCAGCAACAGCAGGACCGCAAGCCACAGCCACCACGACGAGTAGGGCGTGGGTCCGATGATGAAGCGAACGAGCTCATCGGACACGGGCGAATGCTCCGGTCATCGAGGTCAGCCCGGCCCTGATGCGTGTGCTGCCGGTGAATCTGGCATGGGGCACACCATGTGTCGTCATGAATGTCGAGAGTTGTTCCCGGCGTCCGAATTCGGCCCGGCGGTAGGCCTCCACAACCTGCGTGCCGAGCGCAGCGCCACCCAGTACGACGCGGCCGACCGCGACGTCGTATCCGTCGTCCTCATCATCGACGGACCCCACCGCGGCCATGTCGGCGACCATGGCCCACAACACGTCGTGCCGTGCGGTGAGTTGAGTCAGAACCTCGCTGAGACCGTCGCTGATCTCCGGCTCGTCGGACACGACAAAGATCAGCAACGGGCGCCGGTAGTGCTTTGCCACCCAATTCAGTTGTGTGACAACGCTGCTGGGTGCAGGTGCAGTCGCGGTGTGGTGATGAAACCGGTGCAACATGCTCTCGATGTGCGTCTCGCCTCGCCGCAGGCGGATGTCGACACACCCGCGGACGTCGCCGAACACCATCCCGATCTCGTCGGATCGACGCAGCGTGATCAGACCGATAGCGCCGATGACATGCGATGCGATGTCGCGCTTGCGCTCGCCCGATGGAGCCTGCGCGACGGTGTTCCGGCCGGCGTCGGCGACAACGAGAATCTTGTGGTGCTTCTCGGAGACAAAGCGTTTGATCAGGACGTGGCCCGACCGAGCGGTGGCCTTCCAGTCGATATCGCGGACGTCATCGCCCGGCACATACGGCCGCAGGTCGTCGAACTCGAGGCTGCGGGTGTGCACCAACGCGTACCGGCCACCGTCCAACAGTCCGGTCGTGTCGCGGCCGAAGTACTGCTTGGCGCGGTCGAGATGGGAGCCCATGACCTCACGGCACCCGCACCGCAGCCAGCACCGCGTCGACCACCACATCAGGTGTGAGCTGCAAACTGGCCGCCTCGAAGCCGAGGATCAGGCGGTGCCGCAGCACGCGATGCGCAACCCGGGCCACATCGTCGGGCACGACGTGGTTGCGGCCTCGGACAACGGCAAGGGCACGCGCTGTCCGGCAGAACGCGATCGTCGCCCTCGGGCTCGCACCGTATTCGATCAACCGGGCGATGTTCGCCGCGAGATGCCGTTCGGGTTCCCGTGTCACGTTCACCAGTCGGCTGGCGTACTCGATCAAGTCCCGGTCCATGTACACGGTTCCGACAAGGTGTTGCACGCGCCGAATATCGTCGATCCCGACCACCGGCGACGTGCGGTGGTTCTTCTCGTAGAGGCCGGCGTCCATTCGCAAGACGACCTCGACCTCGTCGTTGACCGAGGGGTACGCAACGAGTTCCTTGAGCATGAATCGGTCGGTCTGCGCCTCCGACAGCGGGTAGGTGCCCTCCTGCTCGACCGGGTTCTGGGTGGCGATGACCAGGAAGGGCTCGGGGATCGCGTATTCCACACCGGCGATCGTGGTCTGGCGTTCCTCCATCGCCTCGAGCATCGCGCTCTGGGTCTTCGCGCTGGACCGGTTGATCTCGTCGAGCAACACGATATTGGTGTGCACGGGCCCGAGTTGGGTGACGAAGGAGTTGGTGGCCGCCTCGTAGATCTGGGTGCCGATGATGTCGCTGGGCAACAGGTCGGGGGTGCACTGGATGCGGCGGAATCCGGCCTGGATCGATTCCGCGATGACGCGGGCGGCGGTGGTCTTGGCCAGGCCGGGAACGCTCTCGATCAGCAGGTGCCCACCGGCGAGGAGGGCGATGAGCAGGGACTCCCGAAGATGTTCCTGACCGACCACTTTGGCCGAGAAGGCCGAGGACACCGCCGCCACCACGCGTTCGGCTTCTGCCAGATCCCGCTGGTCAAGCCGGGGTTGCGGGGCGGTCATAAAAGCCTTCCTCGTGCGGACAAGTCCCGCCTGGAGTACCCGGCCACGGTGATCTCACGCGTGGCACCGCGTCACTGCGGCGGAATGAGCACCGTGTAGAGGTCCGTGATGGCGCCGCCGGCGATCACTGCAGCATCGAAACCGGACATGCTGGTCTGTCCGGTAGTCGGGTCGACGAGATGCCAGGCCAGATAGCCGAAGTTCAGCAGCTGGTGCACCGGCCCCGAGGCGGCGAACTGCTGATCGCCGAGCTGCTCCTGTAACGCCACACATTTCGCTTCGAGCGCATCACGGCCGGTGCTCACACCCTCGGCATCGGTCCAACGCACATCCGGTGCGTAGGTGCGTTCGATCGCGGCCAGCCGTTTGGCCTCATCGCGTTCGTTGAAGACTTCGAGCAGGTTCGCCAGCATCAGGGTTTCGATCGGGTCACTCATCATGTCTCCTATTTCCGGCCGAAGTACAGCTCTTGGGTCGCGATGCAGACCAGCTGGCCCGCCCGGTTGTACATCGTCGACGTCGTCAGTCCTCTGCCGGCGACGCCACTGGGCGAAGCCTGGTCGGACAGTACCCAATCCGACAAGTCGGCGGGCCGGTGAAACCACAGGGCATGGTCGATGAGCGCGTTGAAAGTACCGATGGGTGTGTGTCCCCGCCGTGCGAGGGCCGCCTCGACCATGGTCGTGCCCGACAGGTACGCCAGTAGGCAGCTGTGCAATACCTCGTCGGCAGGTACGGAACCGTTGGGCCGCCACCACATTCGCATTCGTCCAGGCGGCTCGGGCAACTCGAGGGCCAGGCGCGGTGGTGCGTCGACGTAACGCAGATCGAACGCCTGCGGCCGAATCCAATGTCCGTCCAGCTCGTCGGCGTAGTCCGCCAACTGCTCCTGGATCGGTGGAAGGGCCTCAGGATCGGGGACATCGGGCATCGGCTGGTAGTAGTCGAGCGACTCGATCGGCGCACTGAAGGATGCGAGCACCTCGAGCAGGATCTGACCGTTCTGGCGCGCCGTGATCTGGCGAGTCGACAACGAGCCGCCGTCGCGTGCCACATCGATGAGGAAGTCGACGGGCTCGCGGGCGTCGCCGGCCCGCACGTAGCACACGTGCATGCTGTGCGGTGTCCGTCCCGGCGCCGTCAGGCTCGCCGCCATCAACGCCTGCCCGGCGATATGGCCGCCGACGATGTAGTGAGCCGGATTGTCGAGCTGTCGGGCGCGGAAGTGGTCGTCGTCGACACGATCGACGTGGAGGGTGGCGATAACGTCGGCCAGGCTCGGCGGGCGGTATGTCACCTGCGCATCATGCCGCAACGGTGACGACACGCTGCAGGTGCCTCGTCGCCGTCGAGGTCTAACGTGGCGGCATGTCATTGCCTTGGCGCATCTGCGCGAGCACGGGGTACCGGCCGACATGGCTGTACCTGTCCCGATTCGGCGGCCGCCCAGAGTAATTCACGCCTCACGCGCGTCGGCTCGGTTACGTCGGTCAGATCGCGGGTATGGGTGGTTCATGACGTCTCCGGAGCCCGCCAACGAAACCGACGAAATTCTGACCACACCCGCGACCCCGGGAGCACAAGCGCTGCCGACGGAGGCCGATGAGGACGACGAGACAGCGCAGGAATGAGTGCTGACCGTTCGCTGACTACCGACGACCTCGAGTTCCTCCGGCGCCCCCTGCATGGATTCCTGTCGGTGGCCAAGGGCCCCGTTCCGCCGCAGCCTCGGCCGGTGTGGTTCGAGGCGACCGCCGAGGGCACGGTCCAATTGTTCACGGGCCCAGACACTCTCAAGGTACGGCGCGTGCGTGACGACCCCCGCGCCTCGCTCGTCGTCGCCGCACCGGTGGGTGAACGGGAGCGGTGGGTTTCCGTCGCAGGCCGCGCCACCGTGGAATCCGACGGCGGACATGACCTGGCCGCCCGTCTGGCCGCGCGCTACTGGGATCTCGACGACCCGGCCCGCGCAAAGGATCTCGCCGCGATTCTGGCCGAGGACCAGGTGCGTTTCGTCATCCACCCGGAGCGCGTGAGTCGCTACGCGTATTGAGGAGTCAGGCCAGCGGCTGCCCGTCCTTGGTCAGCACGTGCCACTCACCGCCGAAAAGGTCCAAGCCCTGCCCTCCGGCGTCCTTGTCGCTCTTGTCGCCCGCATAGTGGTACAGCGGGTGGCCCTTGTAGGTCACCTGATTGCCGCCGTCGCGGCGTGGAGTCGTCGCCGCTGCGCTCGCGTCGATTCCGATGCCGCCGGCCGGGTTGCCCTTGGCCAGCAGGGGCAGCCACGTATCGGCACACACGTCGTAACAGGTGGGGTCGTTCAACGGGTCCGTGGTGAACGCGTACACGGTGCGGCCCGAGCCGTCCACGATGATCTGTCCCAGATCACCACGGTCGTCCATTTCCAGCGAGACGTCCCCGACGGGCGGAATCTGATCGGTCGAGGGGATCGGGTTGGGCGTGGCCGTTGCCTCTGTTCTCGGGGTGGCCACCGTCGTCGCCGTCTCGCCAGCCGTCGACGATTCGGTGGCGGCTTGATTGGCGAACGCGGCACACGAGGTCAACGCAGCGACGCTGACCAGCAGGATCGGAAGCGGGTGCATGGAATTTTCATTTCCACCTGCGGTGCGGATCAAACCCACAGTGGTGTGTGCCACTAGGCCGGTGCGACGCGATCCGCCCATGGAAGTGCCTGTTCGAGCTGGGCCGCCAACCGGATGAGCAGCGACTCGCCCGCCAGTGGGGCGACGAACTGGACGCCCAGCGGCAGGCCCGCCGCTGTCCAGTGTGTCGGCAGCGTGATCGCGGGCCGCCCGGTGATGTTCGCCAGCTGCGTGTAGGGCACCCAGCCGAGGTTCTTGTCCACCATGTCGTCGACGATCTTCGTGAAGCGCAGGATCCGGGCGGTGCGCGTCTTGATCAACAGGTCTGCGCCGTGCTGCAACGCCACCGGCAGATCGAACTCGCTGATCTTCGGCGGTGGAGTGGCCAGCGAGGGCGTCATCAGCAGGTCGTAGGACTCGAAGAAGGTGGTCAACCGGCGGGTGTGCTCGTGACGCTTCTGCACCGCGTCGACGTAGTCCACGCTGCTGGTGGCGCGGCCGAGCGCCGCCATGATCAGGGTGTCGCGCTCGAACAACTCGTCGCCCGCGCCGCTCACGCGCTTGGCCTCGGCGAGTTCCCAGGCCGTGTAGACGAACCACCCGAGCAGGAACTCCCGGGCCAGCGCGGCATCGTCGTCGAAGGGCGCCTGGGGCAGTTCGTCGACGTGGTGGCCCAACTCGGTCAGTGCCGAAACCGTCGCCTCCACAGCCGCGTAGGCCTCGGGATCGGGCGAGGGATTGATCGCCGTCGGCACTCGCACACCGATCCGCAGCTTGCCGGGCTCTGCTCCCACGTACGACGCGAACGGCGCGTCCGGCATACCGGGCACAAAGGGTCCCGACGGTTCGCCGCCGGCGATGACGTCGAGCATCGCGGCGGTATCGCGCACCGTGCGCGAGACGACACCCTGCACGGCCGCCCCGTGCATGGCCTCGCCCGTCGCCGGCCCCGAAGGTGTCAGCCCGCGGCCGGGTTTCAAACCGACCAGCCCACAGCTGGCGGCCGGGATGCGGATCGACCCGCCGCCATCGCTCGCACCGGCACACGGCACGATCCCCGCCGCGACCGCGGCTGCGGACCCACCCGACGAACCACCCGGCGAGCGCGCAAGATCCCACGGATTGCGCGACGGCCCCCACGCGACGGGCTCGGTGATCCCCTTGGCCCCGAACTCCGGTGTGTTGGTCTTGCCGAAGATGACCAGGCCCGCGTCGATCCACCGCTGGACGACGGTGGCATGCGCGGTGGCGGGCAGCGACATCAGTGCGCGCGATCCATTCGAGGTCGGCAGACCGGCGTAGTCCTGCGACAAGTCCTTGATCAGGAACGGGACGCCGGCGAACGGGCCGCTGAGGTCGGCCGTCGGGGCCGCGGGGACCTCGCGCACGATCGCGTTGATCCGCGGGTTCACCGCGGATGTGCGCTCCTGCGCCAGCGTCAGCAGCTCGGCCGCTGACACCTCCTTGTCGGCGACCAGTTTTGCCAAGCCAGTGGCGTCATATGTCCGGTACTCCTCGAAGTTCATGATCTGACGGTATGTCTCGCCGGGGCTGCGCGGTGCCGCGTCGGCGCGCTTAAGTGGTTGCTTGCCGTCATCAGGTGCGTGCGATCCACCGCTTAGGCATACGACCTGAGCTCCCCGGCGCTCGACGTGGCTATCGTGGCGCCATGAGCCTCGTCACCTACGAGTTGGACGATCACATCGCCACGATCACGCTCAATCGGCCCGAGGCGCGCAACGCCATCAACGGTGCTCTCCGTCAGGAACTGAACGCGGCGTGGGAGCGGTTTCGCGATGACCTCGATGCCTGGGTCGCAATCCTCACCGCGAATGGGGACGTGTTCTGCGCCGGCGGTGACCTCAAGGACGGCGAGGGCTCGGTCGGCACCTTCGGCGGCACGTTCTGGGAAAAGCCGACGATCAACTCCTTCGAGAGCGGAATGGAACTGTTCAAGCCGACGATCGCAGCCGTGAACGGCCCGTGCGTCGGCTACGGGGTGACCGGAGTTCTGTTCTGCGACTTCGTCTTTGCCTCCACTGCGGCCACGTTCTCGTTCCCGGAGGTGACGCTCGGCGTGCCCACCATCGTGGGGGCGATCCGCCTGCCCGAGCGGCTGCGCTGGGCCGACGCCATGGAACTGCTGCTGACCGGTGCGCCGATGACGGCCGAACGCGCCAAAGAGGTTGGCCTGGTGTGGAAGCTGGTCGAGCCCGACGACCTGCAGGCCCAAGCGCGCGCATGGGCGCAGACCCTGACGAAAGCAGCGCCCCTGGCACAGCGCGCCACCAAGGAGGTGGCGTGGCGCACCGCGAACATGGGGTGGATCGAGTCAGTCCGCTTCGGCGAGACGATGCGCAAAGTCGCCGCCGCCACCGATGATGTCGGCGAGGGAATCCAGGCGTGGCGGGAGAAGCGGACGCCACAGTGGCGGGGCCACTAATCAGGTGGACGCTTTCTCGAACGCAACCGGAGGGGGCGCATCCTTGGTGCCGGGGGTTTCGGTGCCGTTGAGCGGACAACGCGTCGTCTCTGGGACGCGCCAGAGCGCAACGGCGCCGATCACGCAGGCAGCCATCATGTAGTAGGCGGGGAACAACACGTCGCCGGTCTCATTGGTCAGCCAATCATTCACGGCTGGAGCGGTACCGCCGAAGATCGACGTCGACACGTTGTAGGCGATCGCGAAACCCGCAAAGCGCACATGGGTGGGGAACATCGCCGGAAACGTCGCCGAGATCGTGGCCAACTGCGGCACGTACAGCAGCCCTAGGACCGCGTATCCGACGATCGCGCCGACCAGGTTTGTACCCATCAGCAGGAACATCGGCACGCCGGCCACGAAGAGCCCGATCAGCGAGACCCACCACACGGGCTTACGCCCCACGCGATCGGACAGCAGCCCGACGAAGGGGAGGAAGACCATCATCGAGAGCATGCCGATGATGGGAACGATCAGCGATTGATCGGCCGTCAACCCGATCTGTGTCTCGAGGTAGGTCGGCATGTAGGTGAGCAGCGTGTAGTTCACCACGTTCAATGCGACGACTAAGCCGCCCAACTGCAGTATGGGCCGCCAGTACCCGGCGAGCAGATCGCGGAACTGTGTCGTGGTCTGGTTCTCCGTCTTGCCCTCTTGCTCGAGTTCGCGGAATACCGGCGTGTCCTCGAGTCGCGACCGCAGGTAGATGCCGATCAAGCCGAGCGGCGCCGCCACCAGGAACGGTAATCGCCAACCCCACGCGTGCATCTGGTCGTCGCCGAGGGCGAGCGAGAATCCCAGCATCAGCAGT is part of the Mycolicibacterium tusciae JS617 genome and encodes:
- a CDS encoding AAA family ATPase, whose amino-acid sequence is MTAPQPRLDQRDLAEAERVVAAVSSAFSAKVVGQEHLRESLLIALLAGGHLLIESVPGLAKTTAARVIAESIQAGFRRIQCTPDLLPSDIIGTQIYEAATNSFVTQLGPVHTNIVLLDEINRSSAKTQSAMLEAMEERQTTIAGVEYAIPEPFLVIATQNPVEQEGTYPLSEAQTDRFMLKELVAYPSVNDEVEVVLRMDAGLYEKNHRTSPVVGIDDIRRVQHLVGTVYMDRDLIEYASRLVNVTREPERHLAANIARLIEYGASPRATIAFCRTARALAVVRGRNHVVPDDVARVAHRVLRHRLILGFEAASLQLTPDVVVDAVLAAVRVP
- a CDS encoding enoyl-CoA hydratase/isomerase family protein, coding for MSLVTYELDDHIATITLNRPEARNAINGALRQELNAAWERFRDDLDAWVAILTANGDVFCAGGDLKDGEGSVGTFGGTFWEKPTINSFESGMELFKPTIAAVNGPCVGYGVTGVLFCDFVFASTAATFSFPEVTLGVPTIVGAIRLPERLRWADAMELLLTGAPMTAERAKEVGLVWKLVEPDDLQAQARAWAQTLTKAAPLAQRATKEVAWRTANMGWIESVRFGETMRKVAAATDDVGEGIQAWREKRTPQWRGH
- a CDS encoding MFS transporter; this translates as MNSGAAQSAGAEHEPPPEVTRKAVAASAIGNATEWFDYGIYAYGVTYISAAIFPGDTQQATLLALMTFAVSFLVRPLGGFVWGPLGDRLGRKQVLAMTILLMAGATFCVALLPTYASIGLWAPFLLVFLRMIQGFSTGGEYGGAATFMAEYAPSRRRGMMGSFLEFGTLAGFSFGALLMLGFSLALGDDQMHAWGWRLPFLVAAPLGLIGIYLRSRLEDTPVFRELEQEGKTENQTTTQFRDLLAGYWRPILQLGGLVVALNVVNYTLLTYMPTYLETQIGLTADQSLIVPIIGMLSMMVFLPFVGLLSDRVGRKPVWWVSLIGLFVAGVPMFLLMGTNLVGAIVGYAVLGLLYVPQLATISATFPAMFPTHVRFAGFAIAYNVSTSIFGGTAPAVNDWLTNETGDVLFPAYYMMAACVIGAVALWRVPETTRCPLNGTETPGTKDAPPPVAFEKAST
- a CDS encoding amidase; this encodes MNFEEYRTYDATGLAKLVADKEVSAAELLTLAQERTSAVNPRINAIVREVPAAPTADLSGPFAGVPFLIKDLSQDYAGLPTSNGSRALMSLPATAHATVVQRWIDAGLVIFGKTNTPEFGAKGITEPVAWGPSRNPWDLARSPGGSSGGSAAAVAAGIVPCAGASDGGGSIRIPAASCGLVGLKPGRGLTPSGPATGEAMHGAAVQGVVSRTVRDTAAMLDVIAGGEPSGPFVPGMPDAPFASYVGAEPGKLRIGVRVPTAINPSPDPEAYAAVEATVSALTELGHHVDELPQAPFDDDAALAREFLLGWFVYTAWELAEAKRVSGAGDELFERDTLIMAALGRATSSVDYVDAVQKRHEHTRRLTTFFESYDLLMTPSLATPPPKISEFDLPVALQHGADLLIKTRTARILRFTKIVDDMVDKNLGWVPYTQLANITGRPAITLPTHWTAAGLPLGVQFVAPLAGESLLIRLAAQLEQALPWADRVAPA
- a CDS encoding acyl-CoA thioesterase, giving the protein MTYRPPSLADVIATLHVDRVDDDHFRARQLDNPAHYIVGGHIAGQALMAASLTAPGRTPHSMHVCYVRAGDAREPVDFLIDVARDGGSLSTRQITARQNGQILLEVLASFSAPIESLDYYQPMPDVPDPEALPPIQEQLADYADELDGHWIRPQAFDLRYVDAPPRLALELPEPPGRMRMWWRPNGSVPADEVLHSCLLAYLSGTTMVEAALARRGHTPIGTFNALIDHALWFHRPADLSDWVLSDQASPSGVAGRGLTTSTMYNRAGQLVCIATQELYFGRK
- a CDS encoding nuclear transport factor 2 family protein, which codes for MSDPIETLMLANLLEVFNERDEAKRLAAIERTYAPDVRWTDAEGVSTGRDALEAKCVALQEQLGDQQFAASGPVHQLLNFGYLAWHLVDPTTGQTSMSGFDAAVIAGGAITDLYTVLIPPQ
- a CDS encoding COG4315 family predicted lipoprotein encodes the protein MHPLPILLVSVAALTSCAAFANQAATESSTAGETATTVATPRTEATATPNPIPSTDQIPPVGDVSLEMDDRGDLGQIIVDGSGRTVYAFTTDPLNDPTCYDVCADTWLPLLAKGNPAGGIGIDASAAATTPRRDGGNQVTYKGHPLYHYAGDKSDKDAGGQGLDLFGGEWHVLTKDGQPLA
- a CDS encoding vWA domain-containing protein; the protein is MTLHPVLPPLLLVAMAALLIVAQILALRRWRAAGRNRTMLWRWLLVTFAALLLVIAATRVAIVAGDEAPTRIAGDTEPNVFLVVDRSPNMAVRDLEGRTRMEVARDDLGALIDRYPRARFAVIGFSSAPSLDWPLSADTWSLRPVLDTITPYAYGPDAVTLTNAGAASTVLRYQLISAVQQYPRATTLVFYLGAGAPESELPAREFVPPAEAIDGGAVLGYGSPAGGPIPGTDIERSAADETTLRAVADQLGVPFVARSNDAPLTAELPESSAQEPTTALASAGGETETYWLPALGAAVLILIELYLVLRDLRRSRFVSVDVTP
- a CDS encoding pyridoxamine 5'-phosphate oxidase family protein, which produces MSADRSLTTDDLEFLRRPLHGFLSVAKGPVPPQPRPVWFEATAEGTVQLFTGPDTLKVRRVRDDPRASLVVAAPVGERERWVSVAGRATVESDGGHDLAARLAARYWDLDDPARAKDLAAILAEDQVRFVIHPERVSRYAY
- a CDS encoding DUF58 domain-containing protein, producing MGSHLDRAKQYFGRDTTGLLDGGRYALVHTRSLEFDDLRPYVPGDDVRDIDWKATARSGHVLIKRFVSEKHHKILVVADAGRNTVAQAPSGERKRDIASHVIGAIGLITLRRSDEIGMVFGDVRGCVDIRLRRGETHIESMLHRFHHHTATAPAPSSVVTQLNWVAKHYRRPLLIFVVSDEPEISDGLSEVLTQLTARHDVLWAMVADMAAVGSVDDEDDGYDVAVGRVVLGGAALGTQVVEAYRRAEFGRREQLSTFMTTHGVPHARFTGSTRIRAGLTSMTGAFARVR